One segment of Balaenoptera ricei isolate mBalRic1 chromosome 8, mBalRic1.hap2, whole genome shotgun sequence DNA contains the following:
- the UEVLD gene encoding ubiquitin-conjugating enzyme E2 variant 3 isoform X8: MIAKFQEELPLYSLSSSDEAQQVDLLAYIAKITEGVSDINSKNWANHENKTVNKITVVGSGELGIACTLAISAKGIADRLVLLDLSEGTKGVMMDLDIFNLPNVEISKDLSASAHSKVVIFTVNSLGSSQSYLDVVQSNVDMFRAFVAALGHYSPHGILLVASQPVEIMTYVTWKLSAFPANRVIGIGCNLDSQRLQYIITNVLKAQTSGREVWVIGEQGEDKVPTWGGQEDVTRHNSQVQLSNRAMELLRVKGQRSWSVGLSVADLVDSIVNDKKKVHSVSVLAKGYYDINSEVFLSLPCILGTSGVSEVIKTTVKEDTVTEKLQSSASSIHSLQQQLKL, from the exons GTGTCTCAGATATAAATTCAAAGAACTGGGCAAATCATGAGAATAAAACAGTCAATAAAATTACCGTGGTTGGCAGTGGAGAACTGGGAATTGCCTGCACATTAGCAATTTCAGCAAAG GGCATTGCAGACAGACTGGTCCTCTTAGACCTCTCCGAAGGGACTAAAGGAGTGATGATGGACcttgacatattcaacctgcctAATGTGGAGATCAGCAAAG aTTTGTCTGCCTCTGCTCATTCCAAGGTGGTGATCTTCACAGTCAACTCTCTGGGTAGTTCTCAGTCCTACCTCGATGTGGTGCAGAGCAATGTGGATATGTTCAGAGCCTTTGTTGCAGCTCTGGGACATTATAGTCCACATGGCATCCTGCTCGTTGCATCTCAACCAG TGGAAATCATGACCTATGTGACGTGGAAACTGAGTGCATTTCCTGCAAATCGAGTGATTGGAATTGGTTGCAATCTGGATTCACAGAGATTACAATATATTATTACAAATGTTTTGAAGGCACAGACTTCAGGAAGAGAAGTATGGGTTATTGGTGAGCAGGGAGAAGACAAAG TGCCCACATGGGGTGGCCAAGAGGACGTAACGAGGCATAACTCTCAGGTGCAGCTGTCCAACAG AGCCATGGAACTGTTAAGGGTAAAAGGTCAAAGATCCTGGTCTGTTGGACTGTCAGTAGCCGACCTGGTTGACAGTATTGTGAATGATaaaaagaaagtgcattctgtatCAGTTTTAGCAAAG ggaTATTATGATATAAATAGTGAAGTGTTTTTAAGTTTGCCTTGCATCCTTGGAACCAGTGGAGTGTCTGAAGTCATCAAGACCACAGTGAAAGAAGATACAGTGACTGAGAAACTCCAAAGCAGCGCATCATCAATACATAGTCTCCAGCAACAGTTAAAACTTTGA